The Nakamurella antarctica genomic interval GAGAATGATGAGAAAGCCGACGAGATTTCGCCATCCCGCCTTAGTATTATCAAATTCCATAACCATTATCTGCAGCGCTCGCCTTCGCTTGATAATTCTCTTCACATGAATCAGAGTTAACCTATCATTATATTAGCACGTTGGGATCTTCAGGACCCTCTCTCGTACCGGAATTCGGTAGGCTTGAAGTGCTCGGGATATTTAGAACCCTGACTGCCCATTGTTAAATTTACCTTGGCGTCTTGACGGAGCCAAGGACCCACAGATTCGCCTTTACCTGTCCACATAGCATCCGGATTGTGCCCCACATGTTGGCCGGGCAAGTAAGGGTCGCCCTCACTGGCTTTCAATTTCTTCTCAGCAGCCACTGCGTGATCCTTTGCCCGCAAAAGCTCTTGGTCTTTGCTGGTTGCGACCCGCCCTTCAGACGCTACTTGCCCGTTTTTCAGCGCCTTATTGGCTCCATCTACTGCTTCTTGAGCCTGCACATGCTGCGCCTCGGTGTAGCCAGAGCGAGGCGGACGAAACACCACCGGCCCCGTCAACGCATCATCAATGGCAGAAGCACGCGCCGCCGAAGCCCCCGACCTGATTTCGCTCATCGTAGTACCCACCGAGGCGCTCCCTCCCCCAGGAAGAGCACCCGCCCGCGACGTCACCAAACCAGACGCTTCATCCAACACCGTCCTGCCATAAGCCCTCGCACCAGCAACCTGAGCGTTCGCCGAAATAGTGGTCCTCGAAGCCCAAGCCGACGCCGCATCACGCGCCGAACCGGCTCTCGCCTGCGTCAACCCAGCCGCAGCGTCCTCCGCCGCAGCACCAGCCTTCAAACCCCTCGCAGCATCACCAAAATACTTCAACCCCTTCAACGCCACCCCAGGACCCAACTGCCACAAAGCCTCCACACCCACATCCGCCCACGACGCCTCACCCCGCACCGCCTGCACCGAATGCACCCCCAACGCAGCAGCCCCCACCACCGTCATCGCAGTCCCCACACCAGCCATCGCCGCCCCCGCCGCCGCAGCCCCAGCCGCCGCAGAAGCAACAAAACCAGAAGCAGCCCCCGCCGCCGCCCACGCCGCAGGACCAGCCACCACAAACAACACCACCACAGCAACCACCAACAAAACAATCGTGATCACCGCCAAAACACTCGACAAATCCTCCCAAAAATGGGACCACGCCGACCTGTTCTGCATCCCCACCTGATGAGCAGCCTCCAACGACCCCTGCACCCGATCATCAGCAGACCTACGCTCACCCCCCAACTCATGAAGACTGTCCGTCGCCGCCTGCAACCTCGCCGCAGCCACCCGCACAGCCTCATCATGCGGATTCACCCCAGCAACAACAGGAACCGGCGCCACCAAAACACCCCCAGCCGCCGCATTCGCAACCACAGCAGCATTCACCGCAACCACAGGATCAACCCACGCCCCCTGCGCCGAAACAGCACGCGACTTGTCCCTGTCAGCCGACGCACCAGCCGCCCGAAACCCCTCCGCACGCACAGCAATATCGGCCACCACAGCGGCATAAGTTACAAACCCATCCCCCGCAACCTGATACGAAGACCCCAACTGATCCAAATGCACCGGCAACTCCAAAATCCGCGCACGAAAAGCATCCGCCGAATCCCCACGCCACACAGCGTCAGACGCACCATCAGACAACTACTAGTCGGCAAACAACCCGAATCCGACCGCAACCGGGCTACTTCTAGGCTAATTCTCGCAGAAGCCGTCGCCAACTGCATCTGGATTGGACCAGACCGCCCCAAATCCTCCCCCGCTTTGAAACACATCATCTAGCAGCCGCAATTGCACAAGAATACTTCAAGTTCCAGACTGAACTGGCTTTGCCCCTGCGGTTTTGAAGTCTTCTAAATCTACCTGATGGAGCATAGCAATCCAGTTAAAGGCGTAAATAAAGGACGGAAACTCGTTGATGTCACCATCACCAACCCAGTAAGCACGCGGGTCTCCTGGATTGGATGAAACTAAAAGGTACTCTCCATCCATCGGATCCCGTCCTACGACAAATAGTAAACTGGGATCCAACTCAGGTTCTTCATCAAGAAGAACTTCCAAAACCTCGTCGAATTTTATTGCTTCGCTGGCGCGTATTACCTCCGAAAGCGAAAATAGCGAAAAGTTGAAGCATATATTGTACCAACCATTTGACAGGGTTATCCATTCGTTGAATTCAGCCGGAGTATTATCACAGATGCTCGCGAACTGCTTTAGATCATCACTAGTCGCGCCTAACTCCGGTAGCGTGTCACCTATCAGCAAGGGGTTCTCAAATTTAAGAATCTCACGCTTGAGAATTATGAGGAAACCAATCAGATTCTTCCAACCGGCCTTCGTGTTGTCAAATATTTCGGTTGCCACCAGTTGCCTCCAGCTTCGCCCAGACAATACTTCCTAATAGTAACAGGAAATACCACTGCCAATGAAGGCAGCTTCGTCGATATTTATCGCGTGGGTTCGTACCGGAATTGAGTCGGCTTGTAATTTTTAGGATACTTCGAGCCTTGACTGCCAAGGGTTGAGTTCACCTTTCCATCCTGACGGAGCCATGGGCCAACTGACTCTGCCTTCCCGGTCCACATCGAATCTGGATTGTGACCTGCATGCTGACTCGGAAGATAGGGGTCACCCTCACTCGCAGCCCGCGTCCGCTCAACCTCTCTTGCTTTTTTGCTGGCTTTAGTCAGAACTGGGTCCTTCGACGTCTCGACGCGTCCGGTACGCGACAATTGACCGTTCTGCAAAGCCTTATTGGCTCCATCTACTGCCTCCTGCGCCTCCACATGCTGCACCTCGGTGTAGCCAGAGCGAGGCGGACGAAACACCACCGGCCCCGTCAACGCATCATCAATGGGGATTGCCCGCAGGATCCCCAGCCGCCCAGCGCTTGCCCCCGCAACCAAACAAACAGCAGCCTGATGAACCAACGAGCCGAAAAGGCTGGACAGCACCTTGACCTCCACGTGTTGACCCCACCCGGCCAGCTCCCGATGCCCGCATCTTTGCCGGTCAGTACAGCCACCCGCACCACCGCCGAATCCGCACATGCAGCAACAGACGACCTGGAGATCCGCGCCACTAGTCAATTCGCAGCCCAGACAAAACACCCTCAACGTCCCAGCGCAGTGGCACTCCACCACGATGACGGCTCAACGAACAAACTCTCTGACCAACGCAGCATCGCCTGAATGCTGAAGACCCAACACCACGCACCCCTAAGACCGGTACACGCACTCGAAGAAAAAGAACGACCGCACCATCTCGGCCGACAGGCCACCACCAAGGCCAGGTCGCCGCCGACCCAGTTACCTGGAACGTGGACTGTCCTGTCGGGCACGTCTCGTGGTGGGCTCCTGCCAGCCACCGCCGGCCAACGCACAAATATCCGCGCTCTTTACTGGGCAAACTGCGGGAACTTCGCCAACCACTGCTGCTCAGTGAATTGTTTACGCACCGCATGCCACTCCGGGATCTCCCCATAAGGCCGCGGGAACCTTTCCATATCAGCAATGTCCCCATCCGGCCCAGGCGAGATGTGCCAAACAGGCTCACGATCATAATTATACTTAATATCGAACGAATTCCGATCACGATCAACAATCGCCACCGCGCTAAGCCATGTCCCGTGCTCGGGGGTAACCATTAGCTTCCGCAACTTAATAAAAGCGTGCACAGCAGTCGACGGCACCTCGAGGCTCTGTTCAAGACCAGCCTCATCGAAACTCGTGCAGTATGGCTCGTACACCGCCTCGTTCGCATTGACAAGCATTTCAATCCGACTGCACTCCTGGGCAGCAGCGCCCAACATAGCCTGCGCAATCACGCTCTGCAGTTCCTGCATATCCGACATGGCAGTAGCTTTCTATTGATAGAACATTCGGGGCGGTCTTGGTGCTTCTCCGCTTATTGTGAAGTTTACCTCCTAACTGGAAGGCCTGAGACTAGCGCCATCATAATTAACTTTCACCGACACCTCAACAGACTTCCCTTGACGAATAGCATCGGCCCACTCTCGTTCCATATCCCCATATTGGCCCTTCCCGCCTCCGTTGAGACTGGCCTTCATCGCCCGGTCATCGCCGCCAGCTTTCGTCTGCTGGCCTGGGTGTCTTGCACCAGCCACCAGTTCATCGAGCTTTGCGCTGCTGTCCCTGACCCGGCCCAAATCGTCAGTGTGATAAACGAACTTGTTGTCAACAATGTAGGTGGTGTTGGGTTTCGGCGTGTACAGCTCTTTATTCCACCCACCCTTACCACCAGACTGGGTACGGACAACCGGCAATTGGAATTCCGAACTCAACGCACCTAAACCGAATACCACCTATGTGCCGGTGGGCGAAGGTTTCCCGTTCCGGGTACTCGGATTGGCGTGATCGTGCACCATCAGCGACTGCGCTGTGGCGGCGTGATCTGGCCAGTGTCATCCAGTTCCTGTTTGAGCAGTCCGATAGTACTTACGGTTATCGAAGGATCCACGCTGACCTGGCCAGGCGTTGTAACCACTGCCACCCTGAGACGGTGCGGGTGCTGATGCGGGAAATGAACTTGGTGACGTGCCAGCCAAAACCGTTCCGGCCGACCACCACCATCGCCGGTGACAGTTCCACGACCGCGGACTTGGTCAACCGTGATTTCACCGCCGAGGCGCCGGCGCAGAAGTTGGTCTCCGACATCACCTACATCCAGACGTGGGAGGGATGGATGTATCTGGCTGTGGTGTCGGACTGCTTCACCAAACAGGTGGTGGGTTACGCGATGGCCGATCACATGCGCACCGAACTGGTCCTGCAAGCAATAGATGATGGCGCACAAACAGAAGGCTTTCATTCCTGGAATAACCATATTTCACAGCGACCGCGGCTGCCAATACACCTCCACGGAACTGAAAGCAGCAGCGAAGCTATATGGGCTACGGCTTTCCCTTGGGCGTACCGGGACTTATTATGATAATGCGTGGGCGGAATCGTGGAATGGGGCTCTCAAAAACGAACGCGTTAACCGAACCGAATACCCCACACGTA includes:
- a CDS encoding DNA/RNA non-specific endonuclease, coding for MSSEFQLPVVRTQSGGKGGWNKELYTPKPNTTYIVDNKFVYHTDDLGRVRDSSAKLDELVAGARHPGQQTKAGGDDRAMKASLNGGGKGQYGDMEREWADAIRQGKSVEVSVKVNYDGASLRPSS
- a CDS encoding IS3 family transposase, translated to MCRWAKVSRSGYSDWRDRAPSATALWRRDLASVIQFLFEQSDSTYGYRRIHADLARRCNHCHPETVRVLMREMNLVTCQPKPFRPTTTIAGDSSTTADLVNRDFTAEAPAQKLVSDITYIQTWEGWMYLAVVSDCFTKQVVGYAMADHMRTELVLQAIDDGAQTEGFHSWNNHISQRPRLPIHLHGTESSSEAIWATAFPWAYRDLL
- a CDS encoding integrase core domain-containing protein — translated: MKAAAKLYGLRLSLGRTGTYYDNAWAESWNGALKNERVNRTEYPTRKHAQIDITQYIELRYNQIRLHSALGYRTPNEAETEWHQQNTAA